The Lemur catta isolate mLemCat1 chromosome 6, mLemCat1.pri, whole genome shotgun sequence sequence CGCCGACTGTtcaccctgcctctcctcccgCGCAGTCTGTGGACGGCCAGTCGTCCCCATTGCCCAGAACCAGACGACCCTCGGTTCTTCCAGAGCTAAGCTGGGCAACTTCCCCTGGCAAGCCTTTACCAGCATCTAcggccgcgggggcggggccctgCTGGGCGACAGATGGATCCTCACCGCTGCCCACACCATCTACCCCAAGGACAGCGTCTCTCTCAGGAAGAACCTGAGTGTGGATGTGTTCCTGGGCCACACAGACATAAATGAGATGCTGAAACTGGGAAACTACCCCGTCCGCCGTGTCGTTGTGCACCCAGACTACCGTCAGGATGAGTCGCACAATTTCAACGCGGACATCGCCCTCCTGGAGCTCCAGCACAGCGTCCCTCTGGGCCCCAGCGTCCTCCCGGTCTGTCTGCCCAACAGCGAGGCCCTGTACCTCAGCGGCTTGCAGGGCTACGTCAGTGGGTTTGGTGTGGAGATGGGCTGGTTAACTACCAAGTTGAAGTACTCAAGGCTGCCCGTGGCTCCGAGAGAGGCCTGTGAGGCCTGGCTCCGAGGGAAGCAGAGGACGGAGGTGTTTTCTGATAACATGTTCTGTGTTGGGGATGAGATGCAGAAAAACAGTGCCTGCCAGGGGGACAGCGGTAGCGTCTATGTGGTGTGGGATGATCGTGCCCATCACTGGGTGGCCACAGGCATCGTGTCCTGGGGTGTCGGGTGCAACACAGGGTATGGCTTCCACACCA is a genomic window containing:
- the C1RL gene encoding complement C1r subcomponent-like protein, translating into MWWLLLWGVLQACPTQGSVLLAQRLSQQLTSPRYPEPYLKGQETTVDIEAPEGFAVRLVFQDFDLEPSQDCEGDSVTISASGTDLSRLCGQQGSPPGSPPGQREFVSSGRSLRLTFHTHSSSEDKTTHLHRGFLALYQAVAVSCSPPTSGAGVGSEAISTPGDSPAETQNHCQEPYYQAAAAGTLTCTAPRTWKDREGREEVPRCVPVCGRPVVPIAQNQTTLGSSRAKLGNFPWQAFTSIYGRGGGALLGDRWILTAAHTIYPKDSVSLRKNLSVDVFLGHTDINEMLKLGNYPVRRVVVHPDYRQDESHNFNADIALLELQHSVPLGPSVLPVCLPNSEALYLSGLQGYVSGFGVEMGWLTTKLKYSRLPVAPREACEAWLRGKQRTEVFSDNMFCVGDEMQKNSACQGDSGSVYVVWDDRAHHWVATGIVSWGVGCNTGYGFHTKVLNYMDWIKGVMDGKD